The Arachis hypogaea cultivar Tifrunner chromosome 19, arahy.Tifrunner.gnm2.J5K5, whole genome shotgun sequence genome has a window encoding:
- the LOC140182330 gene encoding protein FAR1-RELATED SEQUENCE 5-like, whose protein sequence is MKSEIGDYIPVVSIEFESLDAVIKFYNTYARRVGFDRRNRSSKKNTDGVVYYVMLVCNQEGRAKSKVDETRKTYPKGPTGCKARMIASSDVGGSWIVRVVKLEYYHDLNYTNSRLLKRNNVISMHVKGSCQIDS, encoded by the coding sequence ATGAAATCAGAAATTGGTGATTATATTCCCGTTGTTAGCATTGAATTTGAGTCTCTGGATGCAGTAATCAAATTTTACAACACCTACGCGAGAAGAGTTGGCTTTGACCGGAGAAACAGGAGTTCGAAAAAGAACACCGATGGGGTTGTATACTATGTTATGCTTGTCTGCAACCAGGAGGGCAGAGCCAAATCAAAGGTTGATGAAACGAGAAAGACCTATCCAAAAGGACCTACAGGGTGTAAAGCTAGGATGATTGCCTCTTCTGATGTTGGCGGTAGTTGGATTGTTAGGGTAGTTAAACTCGAATACTATCATGATCTGAACTACACTAATTCGAGGTTATTGAAGAGAAATAATGTTATTTCTATGCATGTTAAAGGGAGTTGCCAAATTGATTCTTAA